A section of the Anabaena cylindrica PCC 7122 genome encodes:
- a CDS encoding YqaE/Pmp3 family membrane protein → MDLVRILCAVFLPPLGVFLQVGFGADFWINVVLTLFGYFPGIIHAVWIIAKK, encoded by the coding sequence ATGGATTTAGTACGGATTTTATGCGCGGTTTTTCTGCCACCTTTAGGAGTATTTTTGCAAGTAGGTTTCGGTGCAGACTTTTGGATTAACGTTGTCTTGACTTTATTCGGCTATTTCCCTGGTATTATCCACGCAGTTTGGATCATTGCAAAGAAATAA
- a CDS encoding translation initiation factor: protein MSSSNPKSDKRFVYQEFGNGSSPALERAVERGIQDLPPNQQNVRIQATRAGRKGKTVTVITGFQTKPETLAALLKQLKAQCGTGGTVKETEIEIQGDHKQKILEILIKLGYKAKISGG from the coding sequence ATGTCTTCTTCCAATCCCAAATCTGACAAACGCTTTGTCTACCAAGAATTTGGTAACGGTAGCTCACCCGCACTAGAACGCGCTGTAGAACGTGGAATCCAAGATTTACCCCCAAACCAGCAAAATGTAAGAATACAAGCTACTCGTGCTGGACGCAAAGGTAAAACTGTGACAGTAATTACTGGTTTCCAAACCAAACCAGAAACCTTAGCAGCTTTGCTGAAACAGTTAAAAGCCCAATGTGGTACAGGTGGTACTGTCAAAGAAACCGAAATTGAGATTCAGGGCGATCATAAGCAGAAGATTTTGGAGATTTTAATTAAGCTTGGTTACAAAGCTAAAATCAGTGGTGGTTAA